In Drosophila teissieri strain GT53w chromosome 2R, Prin_Dtei_1.1, whole genome shotgun sequence, the following proteins share a genomic window:
- the LOC122615285 gene encoding PDZ and LIM domain protein Zasp isoform X3: MAQPQLLQVKLSRFDAQPWGFRLQGGTDFAQPLLVQKVNAGSLSEQAGLQPGDAVVKINDVDVFNLRHKDAQDIVVRSGNNFVITVQRGGSTWRPHVTPTGNVPQPNSPYLQTVTKTSLAHKQQDSQHIGCGYNNAARPFANGGDGGVKSIVNKQYNTPVGIYSDESIAETLSAQAEVLAGGVLGVNFKKNEKEYQGDRSEVLKFLREEETGQSTPEPHSPANFYWTQSHAIGGNERRTPLHHQHQQDERIGLPLQSNTLAPEAPHRPSLPVAPKDSAEQPRQDQQEQPDPRIIVLPICPGLQGPEYKAEMEAAAAALATDQDGRPRPLAASGHPACQLCGVGIVGVFVRIKDKNLHVECFKCATCGTSLKNQGYYNFNNKLYCDIHAKQAAINNPPTGTEGYVPVPIKPNTKLSASTISSALNSHGYGGNSNGYSNGNSTPAPAPVNQGYARPFGAAAPKSPVSYPPQQQQQSPRPAPGGQNPYATLPRSNVGQQGGEAVEELQPEFEEEDCFEMDIEVALAASRQSQRGSSFTWPPPQDDSHLAPTAAPLYIPPPETQHVVVANPVQEVPPLPPGGATARLDPQPQVGASANGAPQWQSYSAPQLTTASARQLAEQESSSDSYTSTSTTTTTTSEEYQRMYAAQVQAYQMQEQSGSEFDYQVDYGSTQDSMQDYPSGRRSAQECVDSLAVPLSTYKLVDMVREVTPSPVTTPTQTPAPAPAAPATRRVVFNDEPEIKELPQLPVELETISEASEAGEDREGLVIEQRCQILESERKFQPTPEIKIEIAPVRQIPPTKIPNPMPKEWINPMIRVLTTAPEVPFHLVECPFPRPCGDDFEAEAAAAEAAKAREIPAPPPPPVSSAQPAINPVEPSPAPLRESPPRGSRLTQAMVTAPEFELKFAPPADQGIPLPEETEPYMPPPIDTKPYLREDYRPKSPFVSALTTAPDRPFEGHFDKDVPIHMIDLPTPKEHLSMCDALCTAPERGYTPLNPENAMHRVDEEQKQQELKKREFQVLDHEEELGIRPEPPQSVEFYETRRDQPRKSSAFAAMQAFQPSREPLSSNTVSNAGSVADTPRASIVSALKEETDLEYQKYLKAQQRNQKRLDYFHQKEEELSGLQGQQLTQLQRELSSQQQSLLSQQQLQQSKLLQLQQCVQSQELQQQMQHLTQKAQQQPPQQQLQQQRGSQQQQHSQVTQRTQQQQQQVSQQVTQQQQQQQEHSLLSQSTLAETQTLQANAQSQSSASYSSKATACSNSSSTVPPATTSTAFAPAPAPAPAPAPAPVPTSTPVRPSAFAVQSSYCGSQFDAHELIEETVEELEHSPVLFPPPSPLSHLTKHGKAVQSGLHKADSIPKYQRNWTVLPTQSPIRTPEPQELRENVPLAFVDAPKAPVTSDSSTVHRPIAQVAAPTTVVAPSREREKERRPQLSVPIIVEDRSGPVTMAFQPLDELVRPDQALTPTRPYTPSLTNKPAPIVPFYQTEEKLVFEECSATHARNYNELNASPFPDRTRSPAPGPPPNPLNAIRAPRMREPEPKSNILSVSGGPRLQTGSITTGQSYQGQLLAHSEQSSQSASQSFSQQPERITDQRVGNLNIQQREQSSQLQQQAQSQTQSQTRSQVGNTQIERRRKVTEEFERTQSAKTIEIRTGSQSVSQSRGQSQSISQAQSQAQAQCQNQSDTERRSSYGKTGFVASQAKRLSCMEEEISSLTSQSQAISARASALGEGCFPNLRSPTFDSKFPLKPAPAESIVPGYATVPAATKMLTAPPPGFLQHQQQQQQQQQRSAFSGYQATTSSVQQSSFASSSKATTSSLSSSSASASASASASASVARSSQSLTQASAITTTTNNQATTAYRSSNGSITKPNLASRPSIASITAPGSANAPAPAPAPSAAPIRATAPFKAPIVPKSVIANAVNAAAPPAPAVFPPDLSDLNLNSNVDNSPGAGGKSAGAFGATSAPKRGRGILNKAAGPGVRIPLCNSCNVQIRGPFITALGRIWCPDHFICVNGNCRRPLQDIGFVEEKGDLYCEYCFEKYLAPTCSKCAGKIKGDCLNAIGKHFHPECFTCGQCGKIFGNRPFFLEDGNAYCEADWNELFTTKCFACGFPVEAGDRWVEALNHNYHSQCFNCTFCKQNLEGQSFYNKGGRPFCKNHAR; the protein is encoded by the exons GTGAACGCCGGCAGCTTGTCCGAGCAGGCTGGCCTCCAGCCCGGCGATGCGGTGGTCAAGATCAACGACGTGGACGTCTTCAATCTGCGGCACAAGGATGCCCAGGACATTGTGGTGCGCTCCGGCAACAACTTTGTCATCACAGTGCAGCG CGGTGGCTCCACCTGGCGGCCGCATGTGACACCGACTGGCAATGTGCCGCAGCCCAACTCGCCGTATCTGCAGACGGTGACGAAGACCTCTCTGGCTCACAAACAACAGGACAGCCAGCACATCGGCTGTGGCTACAACAACGCGGCCCGTCCCTTC GCCAACGGCGGCGATGGCGGCGTGAAGAGCATTGTCAATAAACAATACAACACCCCGGTTGGCATTTACAGCGATGAATCTATTGCGGAAACACTCTCGGCCCAGGCGGAGGTTTTGGCTGGCGGTGTGCTCGG CGTCAACTTCAAGAAGAACGAGAAGGAATACCAGGGCGATCGCTCCGAGGTGCTGAAGTTCCTGCGCGAGGAGGAGACCGGCCAGTCCACTCCAG AACCACACAGTCCCGCCAATTTCTACTGGACACAGAGCCACGCCATCGGCGGCAACGAGCGCCGCACTccactgcaccaccagcatcagcaggaTGAGCGGATTGGGTTACCATTGCAGTCGAATACCCTGGCGCCGGAGGCGCCACACAGGCCCAGTTTGCCGGTGGCCCCGAAGGATAGCGCGGAGCAGCCCAGACAGgatcagcaggagcagcccgATCCGCGCATCATTGTGCTGCCCATCTGCCCCGGCCTCCAGGGGCCCGAGTACAAGGCCGAAATGgaggcggcagcggcggcactGGCCACCGACCAGGATGGACGACCACGTCCATTGGCCGCCAGCGGACATCCGGCCTGCCAGCTGTGCGGCGTGGGCATTGT TGGCGTTTTCGTGCGCATCAAGGATAAGAACCTGCACGTGGAGTGCTTCAAGTGTGCCACGTGTGGCACCTCGCTGAAGAACCAGGGCTACTACAACTTCAACAACAAGCTCTACTGCGACATCCACGCCAAGCAGGCCGCCATCAACAATCCCCCCACCGGCACCGAGGGCTACGTCCCCGTCCCCATCAAGCC CAACACCAAGCTGAGTGCCTCCACCATCTCGTCGGCCTTGAACTCGCACGGTTACGGTGGCAACTCGAACGGCTACTCCAATGGAAACTCCACCCCTGCTCCGGCACCG GTGAACCAGGGCTATGCTCGTCCGTTCGGTGCCGCCGCTCCCAAGTCGCCGGTGTCGTatccgccgcagcagcagcagcagtcgccgCGTCCCGCTCCCGGTGGCCAGAACCCGTACGCCACCCTGCCCCGCAGCAATGTGGGCCAACAAG GTGGAGAGGCTGTGGAGGAACTGCAGCCGGAGTTCGAGGAGGAGGATTGCTTTGAGATGGACATCGAGGTGGCCCTGGCCGCCAGTCGCCAATCGCAGCGTGGCTCTAGTTTCACCTGGCCACCGCCGCAGGATGACAGCCACTTGGCGCCCACCGCAGCACCACTCTACATCCCACCGCCGGAGACGCAACATGTGGTGGTTGCGAATCCGGTGCAAGAAGTGCCTCCACTGCCACCTGGAGGAGCAACTGCTCGACTAGATCCGCAGCCTCAAGTCGGAGCCTCTGCCAACGGAGCTCCTCAGTGGCAGAGTTACTCCGCTCCACAACTAACCACCGCTAGTGCCCGCCAGTTGGCGGAGCAGGAGTCTAGCTCGGATAGCTATACATCCACGTCGACCACCACGACCACCACTTCGGAGGAGTATCAGCGAATGTACGCAGCCCAGGTTCAGGCCTACCAAATGCAGGAGCAATCTGGCTCGGAGTTCGATTACCAGGTGGACTACGGCAGCACCCAGGACTCCATGCAGGACTATCCGTCCGGCAGGAGAAGTGCCCAGGAGTGCGTGGACTCCCTAGCTGTGCCCTTGAGCACCTACAAACTGGTTGATATGGTAAGGGAGGTGACACCCAGTCCCGTGACCACTCCCACTCaaactcctgctcctgctcctgctgctcctgcgaCTCGTCGCGTTGTGTTCAACGATGAGCCCGAGATCAAGGAGTTACCCCAACTACCCGTGGAACTGGAGACCATATCGGAAGCCTCCGAAGCTGGAGAGGATCGCGAGGGTCTCGTGATCGAACAGCGGTGCCAGATCCTGGAGAGTGAACGCAAGTTCCAGCCCACACCCGAGATCAAGATCGAGATCGCCCCGGTGCGCCAGATACCTCCGACCAAGATTCCCAACCCAATGCCCAAGGAGTGGATTAATCCCATGATTCGAGTGCTGACCACGGCCCCGGAGGTTCCCTTCCACCTGGTGGAGTGTCCTTTTCCCCGGCCCTGTGGTGATGACTTTGAAGCAgaggccgccgccgccgaggcTGCCAAAGCCCGGGAGATTCCcgcacctcctcctccaccagtTTCTTCTGCTCAACCGGCAATCAATCCAGTTGAACCATCACCTGCTCCCTTGCGGGAATCTCCTCCCCGAGGATCCCGACTCACCCAAGCCATGGTTACTGCTCCCGAGTTCGAGCTCAAGTTCGCCCCTCCCGCTGACCAGGGCATCCCACTTCCAGAGGAGACCGAGCCCTATATGCCACCACCCATTGACACGAAGCCCTATCTGAGGGAGGACTACCGACCCAAGTCACCATTTGTGAGTGCCCTCACCACCGCTCCCGATCGTCCCTTCGAAGGCCACTTCGACAAGGATGTGCCCATCCACATGATTGACCTGCCCACCCCCAAAGAGCACCTGAGCATGTGTGACGCCCTGTGCACCGCCCCCGAACGTGGTTACACTCCCCTGAATCCCGAGAATGCGATGCATCGCGTAGACGAGgagcaaaagcagcaggaaCTCAAGAAGCGTGAATTTCAGGTGCTGGATCACGAGGAAGAACTGGGCATCCGCCCGGAGCCCCCGCAGTCCGTGGAGTTCTACGAAACGCGCAGAGATCAGCCGCGGAAATCCTCCGCCTTTGCGGCCATGCAAGCATTCCAGCCATCCCGTGAACCCCTGTCCTCGAACACGGTTTCGAATGCTGGAAGTGTGGCCGACACCCCAAGGGCCTCGATTGTGTCTGCGCTGAAGGAGGAAACCGATCTGGAGTACCAGAAGTACCTCAAGGCCCAGCAGCGCAACCAGAAGAGATTGGACTACTTCCACCAGAAAGAGGAGGAGCTCTCGGGCCTCCAGGGCCAGCAGCTGACCCAACTCCAGAGGGAGCTCTCCAGCCAGCAACAGAGTCTGCTCAGCCAACAGCAATTGCAGCAATCCaagttgttgcagctgcagcagtgcGTCCAGAGCCAAGAGTTGCAGCAACAGATGCAGCATCTCACCCAGAAGGCACAACAGCAACCTCctcagcagcaactgcaacagcaacggggttcccaacagcagcaacactccCAAGTAACCCAAAGAacccaacagcaacagcaacaagtgTCCCAACAAGTCacccaacagcaacaacaacaacaagaacactCTCTGCTCTCGCAATCCACACTCGCCGAGACCCAAACCCTTCAGGCCAATGCCCAATCTCAGAGTTCCGCTTCCTACAGCTCCAAAGCGACTGCTTGCTCTAACTCCTCTTCCACAGTCCCACCTGCCACCACCTCTACCGCTTTCGCACCTGCTCCAgccccagctccagctccagctccagctccagttcccACCAGCACACCTGTCCGCCCATCAGCTTTTGCTGTACAAAGTAGCTACTGCGGAAGCCAGTTCGATGCCCACGAACTGATCGAGGAGACCGTCGAGGAGCTCGAGCACTCGCCGGTCCTGTTCCCGCCGCCCTCCCCGCTGAGCCACCTGACCAAACATGGCAAAGCCGTACAGTCCGGCCTCCACAAGGCGGACAGCATCCCCAAGTACCAGCGCAACTGGACGGTGCTGCCCACCCAGAGTCCCATTCGCACACCGGAACCGCAGGAGCTGCGCGAGAACGTGCCGCTGGCATTCGTGGATGCCCCGAAAGCACCCGTTACCAGTGACTCCTCCACTGTACATAGACCCATAGCCCAGGTGGCTGCGCCGACAACTGTGGTCGCTCCTTCCCGGGAAAGGGAGAAGGAGCGACGGCCCCAGCTGTCGGTGCCCATTATTGTTGAGGATCGATCGGGTCCAGTAACGATGGCTTTCCAACCGCTAGACGAACTGGTGCGACCGGATCAGGCCCTGACGCCCACCAGGCCGTACACCCCGTCGCTGACCAACAAGCCGGCGCCCATTGTGCCCTTCTACCAGACGGAGGAGAAGCTCGTCTTCGAGGAGTGCTCGGCCACCCATGCCAGGAACTACAACGAACTGAACGCCTCGCCTTTTCCAGACAGAACACGTTCTCCGGCTCCGGGACCACCGCCCAATCCGCTGAATGCCATTCGAGCGCCGAGGATGCGGGAACCGGAACCCAAGTCCAATATTCTGTCCGTGTCTGGAGGTCCCCGCCTGCAGACGGGCTCCATAACCACCGGTCAGAGCTACCAGGGACAACTTCTGGCCCACTCCGAGCAGAGTTCCCAGTCGGCCAGCCAGAGCTTCAGCCAGCAACCGGAGAGGATTACGGACCAGAGGGTGGGCAACCTGAACATCCAGCAGAGGGAGCAGTCCtcccagctgcagcagcaagcCCAATCGCAGACCCAGAGCCAGACACGCAGCCAGGTGGGAAACACCCAAATTGAGAGACGTCGCAAGGTCACCGAGGAGTTCGAGCGCACCCAGAGTGCCAAGACTATTGAGATCCGAACTGGCTCGCAGTCCGTCAGTCAGTCAAGGGGCCAGTCGCAGTCCATCAGCCAGGCCCAGAGCCAGGCTCAAGCCCAGTGCCAGAATCAGTCGGACACAGAACGTCGCTCGTCGTACGGCAAGACGGGATTCGTGGCCAGTCAGGCGAAGCGTCTGTCCTGCATGGAGGAGGAGATCAGCAGCTTGACCAGCCAGTCGCAGGCTATCAGTGCCCGCGCCTCTGCGCTCGGAGAGGGCTGCTTCCCCAACCTGAGATCGCCCACCTTCGACTCGAAGTTTCCACTCAAGCCGGCTCCCGCGGAGTCTATAGTTCCGGGCTATGCAACTGTACCGGCGGCCACCAAGATGCTAACGGCACCACCACCGGGCTTcctgcagcaccagcagcagcaacagcagcagcagcaaaggtCTGCCTTCTCGGGCTACCAAGCCACCACTTCATCGGTGCAGCAGAGCTCCTTTGCGAGCAGCTCGAAAGCCACCACCTCATCGCTCTCATCctcatcagcatcagcatcagcatctgcttcagcatcagcatccgtCGCGAGATCGTCGCAAAGTCTAACCCAAGCTTCTGCTATTACTACTACCACTAATAACCAGGCCACCACGGCCTACAGGAGCAGCAATGGCAGCATTACCAAGCCTAATCTGGCCTCGCGGCCATCCATCGCTTCCATCACAGCTCCAGGATCAGCAAATgctcccgctcctgctcctgctccatcGGCAGCTCCAATCAGAGCTACAGCTCCATTCAAAGCACCGATTGTTCCAAAATCGGTGATAGCGAACGCCGTCAATGCCGCTGCTCCGCCTGCGCCCGCTGTCTTTCCGCCAGACCTGAGCGATCTGAACTTGAACTCTAATGTGGATAATTCCCCAGGTGCCGGAGGAAAGAGCGCTGGCGCCTTCGGAGCCACCTCGGCGCCCAAGAGGGGCAGGGGTATCCTGAACAAGGCGGCCGGACCCGGAGTGCGCATCCCACTGTGCAACAGCTGCAATGTGCAGATCAG AGGACCCTTCATCACGGCATTGGGCCGCATCTGGTGCCCGGATCACTTCATCTGCGTGAACGGCAACTGCCGTCGTCCGCTGCAGGACATTGGCTTCGTCGAGGAGAAGGGCGATCTGTACTGCGAGTACTGTTTCGAGAAGTACCTGGCGCCCACCTGCAGCAAGTGCGCTGGCAAGATCAAG GGTGACTGTTTGAATGCCATTGGCAAGCACTTCCATCCGGAGTGCTTCACCTGCGGCCAGTGCGGCAAGATCTTTGGCAACAGGCCCTTCTTCCTGGAGGATGGAAACGCGTACTGCGAGGCCGATTGGAACGAGCTGTTCACCACCAAGTGCTTCGCCTGCGGCTTCCCCGTGGAAGCTGGCGACAGATGGGTGGAGGCCCTCAACCACAACTACCATAGCCAATGCTTCAACTGCACG TTCTGCAAACAGAACCTGGAGGGCCAGAGCTTCTACAACAAGGGCGGACGTCCCTTCTGCAAGAATCATGCGCGCTAA
- the LOC122615285 gene encoding PDZ and LIM domain protein Zasp isoform X10 produces MAQPQLLQVKLSRFDAQPWGFRLQGGTDFAQPLLVQKVNAGSLSEQAGLQPGDAVVKINDVDVFNLRHKDAQDIVVRSGNNFVITVQRGGSTWRPHVTPTGNVPQPNSPYLQTVTKTSLAHKQQDSQHIGCGYNNAARPFANGGDGGVKSIVNKQYNTPVGIYSDESIAETLSAQAEVLAGGVLGVNFKKNEKEYQGDRSEVLKFLREEETGQSTPAFGNSHYEHDAPQQQQHQLQQPQQQYNQHQQHYHQQQQQQQQQQQSSATRHVSAPVNSPKPPSTGGLPTGQNICTECERLITGVFVRIKDKNLHVECFKCATCGTSLKNQGYYNFNNKLYCDIHAKQAAINNPPTGTEGYVPVPIKPNTKLSASTISSALNSHGYGGNSNGYSNGNSTPAPAPPESESSQELPLPPPPSPTQLLQYEVEQQQQQLQILPEQHMSPIQQQQQQQQQHKQEHTRTHSSLSSISSGSSSSGVGGSGSGSGSGSGVGQSQQSYSSTLSLDRFGSPLHSRQTSGSSTSLEVALAAPGAGQGDNYTMTPPSPPPPPPPQATVQSVTNYRLQGAQNENDMNTQNKSPNAYNQLLKEYSNKLQQQHHHNTTQHTTATATTAPSPKHNNTAKPFAVAVAAATPTPQQHLPHQQHHQHQQHQQQPLVAALTATLANQLKFNPHQVASSQATATVATVAPTAATAAAAATPQAATATDSPVARASSSDNMSAYAADEPSSIYGQISADSVAIAPPPPQPPTAGGGDQPFEYVTLTGNVIRSVQAPGKGACPGYKVNQGYARPFGAAAPKSPVSYPPQQQQQSPRPAPGGQNPYATLPRSNVGQQGRNVRYQQQQQQQQQYNNQQKQQYRNSYPMGSNYSTPSQSPYITSNTNSYSNSNTNNNNNNNNYSSYYNNNNNVYRGAGGKSAGAFGATSAPKRGRGILNKAAGPGVRIPLCNSCNVQIRGPFITALGRIWCPDHFICVNGNCRRPLQDIGFVEEKGDLYCEYCFEKYLAPTCSKCAGKIKGDCLNAIGKHFHPECFTCGQCGKIFGNRPFFLEDGNAYCEADWNELFTTKCFACGFPVEAGDRWVEALNHNYHSQCFNCTFCKQNLEGQSFYNKGGRPFCKNHAR; encoded by the exons GTGAACGCCGGCAGCTTGTCCGAGCAGGCTGGCCTCCAGCCCGGCGATGCGGTGGTCAAGATCAACGACGTGGACGTCTTCAATCTGCGGCACAAGGATGCCCAGGACATTGTGGTGCGCTCCGGCAACAACTTTGTCATCACAGTGCAGCG CGGTGGCTCCACCTGGCGGCCGCATGTGACACCGACTGGCAATGTGCCGCAGCCCAACTCGCCGTATCTGCAGACGGTGACGAAGACCTCTCTGGCTCACAAACAACAGGACAGCCAGCACATCGGCTGTGGCTACAACAACGCGGCCCGTCCCTTC GCCAACGGCGGCGATGGCGGCGTGAAGAGCATTGTCAATAAACAATACAACACCCCGGTTGGCATTTACAGCGATGAATCTATTGCGGAAACACTCTCGGCCCAGGCGGAGGTTTTGGCTGGCGGTGTGCTCGG CGTCAACTTCAAGAAGAACGAGAAGGAATACCAGGGCGATCGCTCCGAGGTGCTGAAGTTCCTGCGCGAGGAGGAGACCGGCCAGTCCACTCCAG CATTCGGCAACAGCCACTACGAGCATGATgcaccacagcaacagcaacatcaacttcaacagccacaacagcaatacaaccaacaccagcaacactatcaccagcaacagcaacagcaacaacaacaacagcaatcaaGCGCCACTCGCCATGTCAGCGCCCCCGTGAACTCCCCCAAGCCCCCGAGCACCGGCGGACTCCCAACTGGCCAGAACATTTGCACCGAGTGCGAGCGCCTCATTAC TGGCGTTTTCGTGCGCATCAAGGATAAGAACCTGCACGTGGAGTGCTTCAAGTGTGCCACGTGTGGCACCTCGCTGAAGAACCAGGGCTACTACAACTTCAACAACAAGCTCTACTGCGACATCCACGCCAAGCAGGCCGCCATCAACAATCCCCCCACCGGCACCGAGGGCTACGTCCCCGTCCCCATCAAGCC CAACACCAAGCTGAGTGCCTCCACCATCTCGTCGGCCTTGAACTCGCACGGTTACGGTGGCAACTCGAACGGCTACTCCAATGGAAACTCCACCCCTGCTCCGGCACCG CCTGAGTCTGAGAGCAGCCAGGAGTTGCCCCTGCCACCGCCCCCCTCGCCCAcccagctgctgcagtacgaggtggagcagcagcagcagcagctgcaaatcCTTCCGGAGCAACACATGTCCcccatccagcagcagcagcagcagcagcagcagcataagCAGGAGCACACTCGCACCCACAGCAGCCTGTCATCCATTTCCagtggctcctcctcctccggagtgggcggcagcggcagtgggagtggcagcggcagcggcgtgGGCCAGAGCCAGCAGAGCTACTCCTCCACTCTGTCCCTGGATCGCTTCGGTTCGCCCCTGCACTCGCGCCAGACATCCGGCTCCTCCACGTCACTGGAGGTGGCTTTGGCTGCTCCCGGCGCTGGCCAGGGCGATAATTACACCATGACGCCGCCCTCcccgccgccaccgcctcctccgcaGGCCACCGTGCAGTCCGTGACGAATTACAGGCTGCAGGGTGCGCAGAACGAGAACGACATGAATACGCAGAACAAGAGCCCCAATGCGTACAACCAGCTGCTGAAAGAGTACTCCaacaagctgcagcagcaacaccaccacaACACCACACAGCAcacgacagcgacagcgacaacaGCACCCTCACCCAAACACAACAACACGGCCAAGCCatttgcagtggcagtggcagcagcgaCCCCAACACCCCAACAACACCTGCCacaccaacaacaccaccaacaccagcaacaccagcaacagccgcTTGTGGCAGCGCTAACGGCGACACTTGctaatcaattgaaatttaaccCACATCAGGTTGCAAGCTCgcaagcaacagcaacagtagcaACAGTAGCACCAAccgctgcaacagcagcagcagcagccacaccccaagcagcaactgcaacagatAGCCCAGTTGCAAGAGCATCATCATCAGACAATATGTCCGCCTACGCGGCAGATGAGCCCTCTTcgatttatggccaaattAGCGCCGACTCGGTGGCAATAGCCCCCCCGccaccacaaccacccaccgccgGCGGGGGCGATCAGCCCTTTGAGTACGTCACGCTCACCGGCAACGTCATCCGCAGCGTGCAGGCTCCCGGAAAGGGGGCGTGCCCCGGCTACAAG GTGAACCAGGGCTATGCTCGTCCGTTCGGTGCCGCCGCTCCCAAGTCGCCGGTGTCGTatccgccgcagcagcagcagcagtcgccgCGTCCCGCTCCCGGTGGCCAGAACCCGTACGCCACCCTGCCCCGCAGCAATGTGGGCCAACAAG gtcGTAATGTAAGgtaccaacaacagcagcagcagcagcagcaatacaACAatcagcagaagcagcagtaTAGGAACTCTTACCCCATGGGATCTAATTATAGCACCCCGAGTCAGTCCCCCTACATCACCTCCAACACCAACAGctatagcaacagcaacaccaacaacaacaacaacaacaacaactataGCAGCTactacaacaataataataatgtgtaCCGAG GTGCCGGAGGAAAGAGCGCTGGCGCCTTCGGAGCCACCTCGGCGCCCAAGAGGGGCAGGGGTATCCTGAACAAGGCGGCCGGACCCGGAGTGCGCATCCCACTGTGCAACAGCTGCAATGTGCAGATCAG AGGACCCTTCATCACGGCATTGGGCCGCATCTGGTGCCCGGATCACTTCATCTGCGTGAACGGCAACTGCCGTCGTCCGCTGCAGGACATTGGCTTCGTCGAGGAGAAGGGCGATCTGTACTGCGAGTACTGTTTCGAGAAGTACCTGGCGCCCACCTGCAGCAAGTGCGCTGGCAAGATCAAG GGTGACTGTTTGAATGCCATTGGCAAGCACTTCCATCCGGAGTGCTTCACCTGCGGCCAGTGCGGCAAGATCTTTGGCAACAGGCCCTTCTTCCTGGAGGATGGAAACGCGTACTGCGAGGCCGATTGGAACGAGCTGTTCACCACCAAGTGCTTCGCCTGCGGCTTCCCCGTGGAAGCTGGCGACAGATGGGTGGAGGCCCTCAACCACAACTACCATAGCCAATGCTTCAACTGCACG TTCTGCAAACAGAACCTGGAGGGCCAGAGCTTCTACAACAAGGGCGGACGTCCCTTCTGCAAGAATCATGCGCGCTAA